TTCGTAGTAAAAGCTGACATCATGTATGGTTCTTCTTCTACTGACAATGCTGTTCGTCGTTACAACTATCATGCTGCAACCGACACTTATACTACTAGCATCAGCGATTTTAAAACAAAAGGTTGGTTAGTAGACCTTTCTGTTGATTACAAAGCTGAGTGGGGTACTCCTGGAATCATGGGTTGGTACTCAACCGGTGATGATCGTAGCGACTGGCGTAAAGGCGAAATGGGTCGTATGCCTACAGTTTCTGCTAGCTACGGCGTAGGTTCTTTCGGTACTGATAGATCACAAAGCGGTGTTATGACTGATACTCAGTTAACTACTTCCGGTATTGGTATGTGGGGAGTTGGTCTCTATGTTAAAGACGTAAGCTTTATCGAAGACCTCAAGCACAGCTTAGGCGTTTACTACTACGGTGGTACTAACGACAAAGGCATAATCAGAGATTTACGTAGAAGCTTTTCCGGTGCTGTTCCTGTACAAGGTTCAATGGGCGGAAATCCTGATGACCTCTACTTAGTAGAAGGCGAAGGCGCTTGGGAAGTTAACTTTGACCACAGCTACAAAATCTATGAAAACTTAACTTTCATGGTTGACTTAGCTTATATCAATCTTGATTTAAGTTCAGCTCGTAACGTTAACTATACTGATGGTGTTGCAGCTCCTAACACTCGTTTCACTTCAGTTAGCGGTTCTAACGTAGAAGACGCTTGGAAGGCTCAAGTTGGATTTAAGTACGACTTCTAGTCTTAAAAGTTAAATTAGTTTAATTAATATAAAGACCCCTGAGATTTTCTTAGGGGTCTTTTTTTATATAAAATTTATCTTGTAAAACCAAAATGAAAACCATTGTACAATAGTCGCCAAAGCCTCCAATAATCTCAAGTTGCATAAAAATAATTTTCAGATATAATTAACCTTGAAAATAAAACACAAGAATTAAAAAAAACTTGGGAATTTTTTGCCTTTATAAATACGTTTAAAACAACGAGGCAATTTTTTCTTGAACAATTATAAAAAAACACAAATAAAACAACGACTTATATAAACAAATCAACAGGCACGCTTTTTGCTTTAGTTTTAATGTGAATTAAATAAATAGTTCACAATAGTCATTTTGGGGGCGCTATGAGTATTAGTCTAGAACAAATACAAATTATTCAAGCAGGTCAGGCAGACACACAAAAGAAGCCTGTTCTTCAACAGAGCGAAGAATTTAGCAATTTATTGGCGTCTAAATTAGATGTTAAAAATACTAAAGCTTCTACTTTGTTAGCTCCGCCACCGGGTTCAGGATTAGGGCTTGCAACTGATGCGTCCGGAATTCCCCTGCAAACAGAGGCTGTGTTAAAAACACTTTCACCGGTTGATGCTGAGGCTGAACAAGAAAAGCTTTTATTAAGCAATATGACAAAAGGTGTAAACGACCTTATTGACGGCTTTGAACGCTATACTAACAGCTTAAACAACAACTCAGAAAGCTTAAAAAACGCACACTCACTATTGCAAGACCTGTCTAACGGAGTTAAAACTCTACGCCTTGACACTCAAAACCTTTCAACCAAAAATCCAAGTATGGAAAATATTTTGAACGAACTTGATGTCTTGGCAACAACAGAACGTTTTAAATTTAATCGTGGCGATTATCTTTAAAAACCTGCCGTTTTTATTTACCTAAATAATTAGGTAAAAACTTAAAGAGGTTACGACTAATAATCGCAACCTCTTTTCTATAAAACCCCAAAAAACAGGAATTGACAACATGGTAGATTATTCTCTCTTAAACTTTCAGGTAGCAGGCGACCACACGGGTAACCTTATCGCCTTAGAAAAAGGAAAACATTTCCCTTTTGAGATCAAAAGAGTTTATTATATCTGGGGAACAGCCGCCAATGCCGTGCGTGGCAAACATGCACATCGCAAACTAGAGCAAGCTATAATCTGTACATCTGGTTCGTGCGATTTTATTTTGGATAATGGGAAAGAAAAAGTAACCGTTCATCTCAATTCTCCCACACAAGGCTTATATATTAAACATAATATTTGGCGTGAATTCACAAATTTCAGCCCTGATTGTGTTGTAATGGTTTTAGCCTCAGAACACTATGACGAAAGCGATTATATCAGAGATTATGATGTTTTTTTACAAGAACTTGAAAACTCTTCATCGTCTAAATAAATATGAATAAACTTTTATATTAACAAAACCCAAAACAGCTCACAGAATAATATAAAAAGTTAGCTTTTTAAAACGCTTGGCTAATCATCTTTCTTTCTTTAAAGTAAACGCTTTGGGTAAAGCCAAATTTTTTCGCATAAGTTTCAAGTAAATCAAAACCAAAAGCCACCGTATTCACACAATGAGCATCAGAGCCAAAGCTAATCGGCAACTTTAATTCGGCAGCCATCTGCATTAACACATCGCAAGGGTAAATTTCATTACAAGGTTTGCGTAAGCCCGCAGAAGAAATTTCCATAGCCATTCCACTCTCTTTTATACCTTTTAAGGCTTTATAAACAAGAGCTTGTGAGCTTGGCATATTAAGCCAGCGTTTGAAAATATGTACAGAAAAGATCTTAATCAAATCAGGGTGAGCGACAATATTAAATAAGCCAGTTTGAGTTAGGCGATAAAGATCGTTATAATATTCTTCATAATATTTAAAGGCTTGTTCTTCACTAAGAACTTCCCAATCTTTTGCCGAAGAGTCAAAGCCCCACTTACCTAAAAAATGTAACCCGGCAATGACATAATCATAAGCCTCTGCCTGACACAAAGTTTTGACATAAGACTCTTCTTCTCTAATATAATCAAGCTCTAAACCATGGAGAACCAAAATTCCATCAGAGTTATTTTGTAACGCTTTTACTTCGTTATGATAATTTTTAAAATTTGCGTTTAAACGTTCTTGATAATCCTGAGGATAAATATAAGCCGAAGGGCGTGGTGAATGTTCTGAAAATCCAAATATTTTAAGCCCTTTTATTAAAGCGGCGTTATACATTTCTTGAGAGCTTGCCTGAGCGTGCGAATATTTTGTGTGTGAGTGTAGGTCAACAGTAATCAAAAAAGTCTCCTAAAAGATATTCTATCAAACAAGCAATTAATGTTTAGGAACTTTTTGAACCTGAAGAGCCGAACGCTCAACTGCTTCGGAGACCTCATAATCTTTAACCGGATCTCTTAAAACAATAGTTCCAACTTGAGTATAACGTGCCGGAAGGTTATTAAGAGCCAAAGCATAAATGTCTTGAATATCTTTTGCGTTAAAACCTAAAAACTGGTTGTCTTGCAGGTATTCTTCAATAGCTTTAATTACTCGCAATTCATTACGATTTCTAATATCGTATAAATTGGCATCACCAAATTCATATTTATCACGGTTTTTTGACACTCAAGCCTCCTACAACACAAGAACAAAGGGTTTGAAAACCTAAAAGAACTCTTATATAACTACACCAATCACATCTCTAACGCAACAAAATATTTACTATAACCATTTAGAACTATATGCAAATAGATAAACCAGTAAATTTCAAATACTTTTCGACAAAATTTTCATATTCTTAATACAATTACATAAAAAAACACAACTCTCGATTATTCAACAAAAACAGTATGAAAATCAATTTTTTTATTTTCTGAGTTTGAGTGGTGCTTTAAAAAAGTTAAAATCGCCTCTTCACCGCTTTTATCATAATTATAGCTCCACTTTGTAACAAAAGTGTTGATATGTGAGGCAATAACAGCATCATTCAGTTCTTGTGCATGTTCTTTTATATATGAAAGGGTTACAAGCGGATTAGCCTCGGCATATTTTATACTCCGGCGAATCGCTTCTTCCAAAGCTAAAAGGTTCTTGTATCCTAAACTTCTTTTCGCAACAATCACCCCTAAAGGCAGAGGTAAATTAAACGTCCCTTCCCACCATTGACCTAAATCGAGCAAACATTCCAAGCCATAGTCTTGATAAGTAAAACGCCCCTCGTGAATCACAACGCCCGCCTTAAAACGCTTTTCTTGAATAGCCGGCATGATTAAATCAAAACGCAAAGGAACTCTCTCGCCATAAAAAGTATTGTTCATACGTCCATATACAGACAACAGGTTGTTTGCCGTTGTATATAAACCGGGAACAGCTAAAGAAATATCTTTTAACGCTTCAAGCGTTGTACCTTTTTCAGCTAAAAGAACAGGACCACAGCCCAAACCTAAAGCACCACCTGATCGCAAAACAACATATTCATCTAAAATATAGGGTAAAGCTCCGATAGATACCTTACACACATCAAAATCGGCAATAAAATCTTTATTAATCAAAGCCAAATTTAAAGTTTCTACATCTTCCAAAAACCAACGACAGGAAGCGGGAGAAGCAACTAAATTTTTAATTAGAGCATGAAAGATATAAGTATCATTCGGACAAGGAGAAATTCCAACAGTTAAGCTCTGCATCAACACACCACACAAAGAAGTAAGTTTTATAACCTAAAAAACGAACGTAAAAATCAAGAAAAATAACATCAAGATCATTGCAAAACTCTGTTTTGCGTGCTTTTATTATCGTTTGATGCTCTGTATGCACATAACATAAAACGTTTTAAGACACAAAAACCACTAATTTTACAGGGAAATTAAATTTTCCTTATTCGTGATTTGGAGTGTCTTTCTAATGAAAGCCACTTTGAGCCTATTGCACAATAGTCTCAAATCAACATTCCTGAATCAACACAATAAGTTGTTTTTATATTTGTTTCAAGCAACAAAAAAAGTAAAAATATCTTTTGTTTTCTTATTTTTACAAATTCTTGTTATATAAAGACGAAAAAATATCTGTTATAAAAACAAATAAACCCGCCTTAACAATTGTTATAGCGGGTATATTTTTTGATAAAATAACTCAACAAGGAGGAAATATTTAAGTTATCTTATCATAAGGTCTTAAACCTGTGTGTGTTTGTGTGTGTTTTTTTGGTGTTGCTAAACTAAAAAAGGACTAAAGCGAAGGGGTTAAAGTGTTTAAGTTTGGTGTTGCCGCACCAAATTAATTGAATTTTGTATCTTTATATATTTTTACAAGTTGCCTTGTTAATCTTACTCTGTAACCTGATGATTAAGAGGAAGAAAGTCTGAACAGACCTGAGGAAAGAACAAGGCAACTTAATAAAAGTGTTCTAAATTTATATAAATTAAGAACTTCATCTCTTTGTTAATTTAGTATAAGCATAGACCATGCCAAATAAAACATACAATTAAAACAAGACATTATAAGAAAAGTGCAAAATATATTTTGTGCAAAACTGCAAAAAAATGCACATAAATATTCAAAGTGCAAAACGCTTGCACTTTGAGATTAAATTATAAAGCGATAAAACCGTTCACACTATAAAAATATACATAAAAAAGTAATATTTAACTTTTTTACTGGATAATAATTTAAAATCAATGTATTTGTAAAACGATTACGTCTAAAAAACAAAAAGCTATACAATCAAGCAAGGCACACATTAAACTTTTATCTGAGTGAATTATCACAGCTAGTTAAACTAAAATATCTTTTTTCTGTTTAACGGGTAAACAAAAATTCAGTGTTTCTTATCGCTTTGAAATAAGCGGGGGCTTTTATGAAGACCGATAAAGTAAAAGAAAAACTATTGGTAGATGAAGAATTTGTCTCTTTACGCATTAAAGATAAAATAAATGATTTTAATAATTATGCGTTTTCTAAAGAACAATCTTATGCTCTCAATATTTTTTTCGATTTAGCCCAAGAATTTAATTCTACAGACAGGCTTTACACCTTAGCCGTTTTGGTCGCCGATATTTTTTTCGATCTTGAATCTCAACTTTTTGTGCTTGACTCAATTTTTCAACACAATATAGGCACAACCACAACACCCTCTTTAATTCTAAAAGCCTCTACAGTAACCCAAAATTCCGATGATTTAAAA
This region of Desulfovibrio litoralis DSM 11393 genomic DNA includes:
- a CDS encoding sugar 3,4-ketoisomerase — encoded protein: MVDYSLLNFQVAGDHTGNLIALEKGKHFPFEIKRVYYIWGTAANAVRGKHAHRKLEQAIICTSGSCDFILDNGKEKVTVHLNSPTQGLYIKHNIWREFTNFSPDCVVMVLASEHYDESDYIRDYDVFLQELENSSSSK
- a CDS encoding histidinol-phosphatase, with protein sequence MITVDLHSHTKYSHAQASSQEMYNAALIKGLKIFGFSEHSPRPSAYIYPQDYQERLNANFKNYHNEVKALQNNSDGILVLHGLELDYIREEESYVKTLCQAEAYDYVIAGLHFLGKWGFDSSAKDWEVLSEEQAFKYYEEYYNDLYRLTQTGLFNIVAHPDLIKIFSVHIFKRWLNMPSSQALVYKALKGIKESGMAMEISSAGLRKPCNEIYPCDVLMQMAAELKLPISFGSDAHCVNTVAFGFDLLETYAKKFGFTQSVYFKERKMISQAF
- a CDS encoding late competence development ComFB family protein — encoded protein: MSKNRDKYEFGDANLYDIRNRNELRVIKAIEEYLQDNQFLGFNAKDIQDIYALALNNLPARYTQVGTIVLRDPVKDYEVSEAVERSALQVQKVPKH
- a CDS encoding 1,4-dihydroxy-6-naphthoate synthase, with protein sequence MQSLTVGISPCPNDTYIFHALIKNLVASPASCRWFLEDVETLNLALINKDFIADFDVCKVSIGALPYILDEYVVLRSGGALGLGCGPVLLAEKGTTLEALKDISLAVPGLYTTANNLLSVYGRMNNTFYGERVPLRFDLIMPAIQEKRFKAGVVIHEGRFTYQDYGLECLLDLGQWWEGTFNLPLPLGVIVAKRSLGYKNLLALEEAIRRSIKYAEANPLVTLSYIKEHAQELNDAVIASHINTFVTKWSYNYDKSGEEAILTFLKHHSNSENKKIDFHTVFVE